A part of Nitrospirota bacterium genomic DNA contains:
- a CDS encoding DNA-directed RNA polymerase subunit P, with translation MPQHVCICLKCGRQFAATLKSEGEIKESECPYCGSKDLRKINPVNFFGGFSGGGGG, from the coding sequence ATGCCACAACATGTTTGTATCTGTCTCAAGTGTGGAAGACAATTTGCTGCTACTTTAAAATCAGAGGGTGAAATTAAAGAGAGCGAATGTCCTTACTGTGGGAGCAAAGATCTAAGAAAGATAAATCCAGTGAATTTCTTCGGGGGCTTTTCAGGCGGCGGCGGTGGCTGA